Genomic window (Pseudomonas hydrolytica):
TGACAGCCCTGCAGAACCTGGGGTTGACCTCGGGCGGCGTGGCACTGAGCTACGCGGTTTCGGCAGATGGCACCACGCTGACGGCAACGGCGGGGGCCAAGACCATCTTCACCCTGACGGTGGGTACCGATGGCAGCTACGAGTTCCTGCTGCAGGGTCCGCTGGATCATCCGCTGCAGAATGGCGATGACAGTGAAACCCTTGGTGGCAGCAACCTGGTGCTGGATTTCTCCGGCGTATTGATTGCCACCGACGGTGATGGCGACCCGATTGCCGGTGGCTTTGCTGCTGGCAGCTTCGTGATCGATGTGGAAGATGATGTCCCGGTGCAGGCCGGCGAGAACGGCGAAGGCCCGCGTGTCGTCGGGCTGGTGCATGAGGACGCCCTGACCCCGGGCAATGCCGAAGGCAACGATCAGGTGCTGAGCGTCAGCGGCGGTGCCGGCACCCTGGATGCGTTGGTGAACTTCGGTGCCGATGGTCGCGGTGGTTTCCAGCTGAGTACCGAGCCGGGGGCGCTGACAGCCCTGCAGAACCTGGGGTTGACCTCGGGCGGCGTGGCACTGAGCTACGCGGTTTCGGCAGATGGCACCACGCTGACGGCAACGGCGGGGGCCAAGACCATCTTCACCCTGACGGTGGGTACCGATGGCAGCTACGAGTTCCTGCTGCAGGGTCCGCTGGATCATCCGCTGCAGAATGGCGATGACAGTGAAACCCTTGGTGGCAACAACCTGGTGCTGGATTTCTCCGGCGTATTGATTGCCACTGACGGTGATGGCGACCCGATTGCCGGTGGCTTCCAGGCTGGTAGCTTCGTAATCGATGTGGAAGACGATGTCCCGGTGCTGAAACCCGTCGATCCACAGCGCCCGGCCCTTGGCGGAACGGTCCATGAGGACCTGCTTTCCCTGCCGCATACAGGTAATCCCGACAACGGAGGCCAGACGCTGGTGGTCAGTACCGCTGGCGGTGCAGGCAACCTGTCGTCGCTGGTCTCCTTCGGCGCTGACGGCCCTGGTGCCTTCGGTTTGGTCGAAAGCAGCGTGGCCGAGGGGCTGCTGGATGCCCAGGGACTGACGTCCGGTGGCGAGGGGCTGGTTTACGAAATGGTGCCAACCATCGTCGACGGCAAGCTGGTCAGTTCCACCTTGACCGCCGTATCGGCGGAAAGCCTGGGTAGCTACCCGGTGTTCACCCTGACAGTCAATGCCGACGGCAGCTTCCACTTCGAGCTGCAGGGGCCCATCGATCATCCGGTGAAAGATGGTGACGACGACGAGTTGTGGTCCAACGGCGGCGTGTTCGGCATTGATTTCACCCAGTTGATCACCGCGACCGATGGGGATGGCGATCCCTTGCAAATGCCTGTCGATGCAGGCGGTCTGTTCGTCATCAATGTGCAGGACGACGTGCCCGAGCTGGTGGATGGTGCCAACGGCCACAGCCTGACCCTGACCTACAAGGGTGGCGACGCTTCCTACTTCAACAGCTATGGCTACTACATCAAGGGCCCGGATGGCATACCGCTCAGTGGTCAGATCGTATGGGGCAATACCACCAATCTCAGCGGCGGCGATTCGATCACGCTTCATGGGTTGGACCCGAGCCAGGTTGGCTTCTTCATCATTCCCAATGGTGGCTTTAACGCAGTCGCTAACGGTACCGCGGTAACCTTCCAGCAAGTGGATGGGCAGTGGAAAGCTTTTGCTGGTGCCACGCCGCTCAATGGTGCTGGTGGGGCTCATACGCTGTTCGACAATCCGGCGCTCAATCCCAGCAGCAAGTCCCATGTTCAGGACAACGCCGCGCCAGGCAATCAGAACTGGGAAGACGTCAACAACGGAGACAGTGACAACGACTATAACGACGTCAATATTCAGGCCACCTGGAGCGGCAAGCTTGGCGGCACGGTGCATGAAGACAAGTTGCAGACTCCCAATCAGGGCAATCAGGAGAGTGGTCAGACCCTAGTGGTCAGCACGGCCAACGGCGCCGGCACCCTGGCGTCGCTTGTAGCCTTTGGTGCTGACGGCCCCGGTGTCTTCAAATTGGTCGAAACCGATGCTGCGATCGCCCTGCTGAGCCCGCAGGGGTTGAAGTCCGGTGGCGAGGCGCTGAGCTATGTCGTCAGCGAGCAGATGGTCGATGGTCAACCGGCCAGTGTGCTCGTCGCCACGGCTGCGGGGGGCTACCCGGTGTTCGAGCTGACGGTGTACGCCAACGGCGCCTTCAAGTTCGAGTTGAAGGGGCCCATCGACCACCCGCTGGCCGATGGCAATGACAGCGAGCTGTGGTCGTCGAATGGCTACTTCGGCATCGATTTCACCCAGTTGCTGAAAATCACCGACGGCGATGGCGACCCGCTATTGCTCCCCAAAGGCCTTGGCGGTCTGTTCGTGATCAATATCGAGGACGATGTGCCGACGCTTGGCGTGGATGCGCTGGCTGACGCTGCACGTCTGCTCAAGGTCGCGCTGGATGAGACGGTGGGCGACCAGGATCGCTATGCCGCCAATGATTCCGATGACGGCTATGTCAATGACGACGCGGCCAATGCCCTGGCCCAGGTCCAGACCAATGTGCTCGGCGGGTTGGTGTCTCTGTTCTCGATCAGCGGCAGCTACGGCGCGGATGGGGAAGGCACGACGGTCGGCAGCATGAGCTTCGTCGGTGTTCCCCAGGGTGGGCTGCTCACCAATCTGCAGGCTACCGATGGTGGAGCCATCAAGCTGGTTCCCGCAGGCAGCGATACGCTGAATGGCATCGATACCCAGGGGCATACCGTCTTTACCATCAAGATCGTCAATGTAGGCGGCGGGGAGCTGCAGCTGCAGACAACCCTGTTCGAAGCCATTCGTCACGGCGACAACGATGGCCGTTTCGACGAGTCGATCGATCTGCTGATCACCGCTGGCGGCCCGCTACAACTGCTTTACCAGGTGACTCGCACGGATGCTGATGGCGACCCGGTCACCGCCTCGGGACGTGTCACCCTGGCCGATGGCAACAGCTCGGTATTCAGTTTCGACGACGACGGCCCACAGCAGACCGTCGAGGTGTGCCTCACCGCCGATCTGGCCGGGCTCAAGGTCAGCCTCGACGAGACTGTTGGCGCCAGCGATCGCTATGCCGCAGGCGAAAGCGAAGTCGGCGAAGCCTACAGTCAGACCGACAGCAACACCCCACCTCCGCACCTGGCGCGTTCGGTCACCAGCATCGAGGGTGGCCTGACCGCGCTGTTCAAGGCGGTCGGCGACTATGGCAGCGACGGGCAGGGCAGTCTGACCGGCCAGCTGAGCTTCGTCGGTTTCCCGGCCCTTGGCGGCCTGGCCACCACCTTGTCCTCCACCGCAGGCGGGGCGATCACCCTGTATCTGGAAGCAGGCGCCGTAGTGGGCCGCGATGCCAACGGCGGCGACCCGGTCCTGCGTATCGAGCTGGTGCAGGTCAATGGCCAGCCGCAGCTGCAGACCACGCTGTACGAGGCGATTCGTCATGGTGATAACAGCACCTTCGACGAGTCGGTGGACCTGCTGCTGACCGGGCAGAACAGCCTGGGTCTGCGCTACGAGGTGGTGCGTGTCGATGGCGATGGCGACGAGGTGCGGGCGTCGGCCGATATTTCCCTGGCCAACGCCAATAGCTCGATGTTCAGCTTCGACGACGACGGTCCCGTACTGCTCAGCGAACCGGAGTGCCTGCAGGCTGCCGAGATATCGGGTCTGATCGTCAGTGGCCAGCTGCAGGTCGATTTCGGCTCCGATGGTTTCGGCGCCTTCGATCTGTCAGGCAGTCAGCCGCCGGAGGGCAGTGGGCTAATTTACACCGTGCAGCCCGGAAACGATGGCGGCTCGACGCTGACGGCTACCACCTCCAGCGGTGACGTGTTCTTCATTCTTACGGTCAAGGCAGACGGCAGCTATACCTTCGAACTGGTCAACGCACGGCCGGTGACTACGGTCGAGTACGACTTCCGGCAGATCAGCGCCGGTGGCCCGACCCCGTCGTTCACCCTGACCGGAGCGGACGGTTTCAGCCTGACGATTTCCGGTGCCGATGGTAATGCCAACAACGACCCGGACAACGTCAACCCGTCCAACCAGGGGCTGGGGGTCAACAACAACCTGATCAAGGGCTCCGATGTCGTCACCCTGAAGTTCAGCGAGGAGGTCTATAACGCCACGTTGCTGATCGACAAGTTCCGCGCGCAGAACCTGAACAACGCCGACAAGCTGACCTGGAAAGCCTACGATGCCGACGGCAACCTGCTGGCTCAAGGCACTTACTCGCCGCCGGTCGGCACGGGCGAGAACGAGGTCACCACCTTCAATCTGCTCAGTCACGCCCAGTTCGATGCCGGCTACAGTGCGGCCGATCTGGCCGGCGGGTTCAACGAGCTGCGCTTCGGTGCGGCCAACGGCGATTACCGTATCCTCACCCTGGAAGTCGAGCGCCAGTTCCTGCCGCCGGATCTGCAACTGCAGTTCAAGCTGAGCATGACCGATGGCGATGGCGACCCGCTGCATACCGTGCTCGATGTCTGCTTCGTCGACGCCACTCCGGTGATCTTCCAGGTCGACGAGGACGAACTGGCGGGTGGCAACAGCGACTATGACGGTGTGGGGACCCAGGCTGCCGGCAGCATTGCCAGTCTGCTTTTCGGTGAGTCGCCTTCGGTGAGCTGGAGCAATGACACCAGCAGCCTGCCGAATCTCACCTCAGGTGGTAAGCCGGTGGTCTACGAGGTCGACGGTAATCAGCTGCTGGCCACGGCCGGGGGTGCTTCGATCTTTACCGTGACCCTCAATCCCAACGGCAGCTTCACCTTCCACTTGCAGGGCCCGGTGGATCATCCGCAGGGTGACGGCAACGATGAGGAAATGCTCACCCTGGATCTGACCGGCATGTTGCAGCCGAGCAGTGGCACCACGTTGCTGGGCGAGTTCAAGATCCTCATCGAAGACGACGTGCCCATCACGGCCAACGACAAGCCCGACTGCATCGTGCAGTCCGCACCGCCGCTGGTGAACCTCACTCTGGTGCTGGACATCTCGCTGAGCATGGCCGGTGACAAGCTGACAGCGCTCAAACAGGCGGTCATCAACCTCGCCCAGGGCTATGCCGGCCTCTCTGCTCCGGTGCACGTCAACCTGATCACCTTCAACTCGGGCGCTGCGGAAATCGGTGACTTCACCTTCAGCTCGGTGGGTGATGCGGGTTACACGGCATTGCTCACGGCGGTCAACGGCCTTACCGCCAGTGGTTTCACCAACTACGAGCAGGCCCTGAGCGTGGCCAAGGCGCAGGTCCTCAGCGACATCAGCGTACCGGGCGCCGATCCTGCGCAGCAGCACAAGCTGTACTTCATCTCCGATGGAGAACCCACCGTCGGGGCGCAGGGCGCGACGCTGACCACCTGGATCGCCAACAACTGGACGAACTTCATCGGCAACGTCGATGGCGATGGCGACAGTGCCACCAACAGCTTCACGGCGCACTCCGTGGGCATCAGCTTCACGGGCAGCTTCATGGGGCAGATCGCCAGCGATGGTTCGGTGATCAGCAGCACGCCTGCCAGCCTGTCCGCGACCTTGCTGGATCTGGCCGACCTGGGCGGCAGTGTCTCCGGCGACGTGCTGGCCAATGACAGCCTGGGCGCCGATGGCCTCGGACGTATCGAGTCGGTCAGCGTCGATGGTCAGACCTTCAGCCTGAACGATGCCGGCGATGGCATCCTGGTCAGTGGTGTCGGCTCGGTCACCTGGAGCTTCAATGCCATGACGGCCGAGCTGACCCTCAACACCGCGACCGGGACGCTGAAGATTCATCTGGATGGCGACAACGCCGGGCAGTTCGACTTTGCCGCGAACAGCGGCCTGAGCTTCGGCCCCAGCGGGCAGCTGACGCAGAGCTTCACCTACGTGGTGAGCGACGGCGACGGTGACCGTGCCTCGGCCAACCTGGACATCTGCATCCGCGGTGACCGCTCGGTGCTGGTAGTCGGCAGCAATGCCGATGACGAGCAGGGCTCCAACGTGCTCCACCACGTTCCGAGCCAGTTCGATGATGGCAAGGGGGCTATCGAAGGGACCTTCGGCAACGACGTGCTGGTCGGTGACCTGGGCGGCGCGGCCGATCCGGTGGTCAAGCCGGCGGAGAACTACAACATCGCGTTGATCCTCGATCGCTCCGGCAGCATGGCGGACGATCCGGATGGTTCGGGAGGCTATGGCAGCCGGCTGGCATTGCTCAAGGATGCGGTCAATGCCTTCATCGGCAAGCTGGGCACCCATACCGGCCAGATCAACATCGCGCTGATCTCCTTCTCGTCCAGCGCCAGCCTGTTGCTCAGCGGAACCCTGGCGCAGATCCAGACGGCCCTGGCGGCGCCGAACAACGTGCTGATGGCACTGACCGCGTCGGGAGCCACCAACTACGAAGCAGCGATGCAGCAGGCCAATGCCTGGTTCGGCGGGGTGGAAGTCAACGGCTACAACAACCTGGCCTACTTCCTGACCGATGGTGACCCGACCACCTTCAACGGCGACAACAGCAACAGCGGCAGCACGGTGAACTTCAATGACGTCAACCGGGCTCTGGATGGCGCCACGATACTGATGGCGCGTGCCGAGGTGCACGCCATCGGCATCGGAACGGGCGTCAACAGCAATGTCCTGCGCTTCTTTGACAACACCGATGTGACGGGTCAAGGGTCGCTGTCCTTCAGCGGTGGCAACACCGTCAATGGCGCGGTAGGCGAGCCGCAGATCGTCACCACGCCGAGCCAGCTCTTCGCGGTACTCGATCCCGGCAGCTCCACCGACGGTGGTTACGCCAGCCTGGGCGACGATCATCTGGTGGCCGGTGTCGGCGACGATTACCTGTTCGGCGATTCGCTCAACACCCTGTGGATAGACGCCAGCAAGGCGCCGGGTTACCAGGTGCTGGTCGATCACCTGACCATCACGCTGGGCGCGACTCCGACCCAGACGCAGATCATGGACTTCATCCGCCTGAACGCCGAGAAGCTGGGCGCCTCGGTGCCGGGCGTCGGTGGTAACGATGTGCTCGAAGGTGGTGCCGGCAACGACTGGCTGTTCGGCCAGGGTGGCGATGACATCCTGATCGGTGGCGCCGGCAACGACGTGCTGTTCGGCGGCAGCGGCAAGGACACCTTCGTCTGGAATGCTGGCGACCGTGGCGGCAACTACCACGATGTGGTGAAGGACTTCGGCCTGGGCGACAAGCTGGATCTGTCCGATCTGCTGGTGGGCGTGAGCGACTCCGGCAACGCCAACGTGCTGGATGACTATCTGAGCTTCAGCTTCACGGCCACCAATACAGTGATCAGCGTTTCCAGCTCCGGCAACGTGGCTGACGCCTCCACCATCGATCAGACCATTACGCTGGAGAACACCCTGCTTGGTGGCGGCATGGGCAATGCCGCCGACATCATCCAGGGCATGTTGGATAACCAGCAACTGGTGGCTTGAGACGATAGCTGCGCACAGGGAAGTGCGCGTTGGAGTTTTCACCGAGCCGGCTCTCAACTAGAGTAAGCCCGCTGCCCATTCGGGGCGGTGGGCTTTTTCATGGGCGTTTGCTGGAGGCACCGATGGTCTATGTACAGCGCGACGCCGCGGGGCGGTTGCTGCGGGTCGAATACGAGCCCTTCGAGGGAATGACGGAGAATCTGGCAGTCGAGAGCGAGGAGCTGCACACCTGGCTGACCGCCAAGGAAGAGGTCAAGGCGCGTCTGGACAGCCTCAAGCAGTCCGACCTGGAGCTGGTTCGCGTACTGGAAGACGTGGTCAGCGTGCTGGTCGAGCGCGGCGTGATCCGTTACACCGACCTGCCCGAAGCCGCGCGGCAGAAGCTCGATCAGCGAGCCATCGCTCGTGCCGAGATCGAGGGCCTCAGCGGTTTGCTTGGCGACGACGAACACAACCTGGTGTGACCAGGCGCCAGCCCGGATGCACCGGGAGGCGCTGCTTCGTCGTTCAGATGGCTGACTACGCTTCCTGCTACCAAGGCGCCGGTGCGCCGATCAGACGGCCCATGGCGCCGTGTATGCCCAACTCCGTCAACACCTCGAGTTCCCCTTCGGTTTCCACCATCTCGGCGATCAGCGGCAGATCGATGCTGTTGGTCGCACGGAAGATCGCCTCGATGAACAGCCGCTTGTCGCTCTCCTGGTCGATGGCGCGAATGTAGGTACCGTCGATCTTCAGGTAGGCCAGACCGAGATGGGTCAGGTTGCCGATCAGGCTGAAGCGTCCCCCAAAGTGCTGCAGGCCGAGGCTGTAACCAGCTTCGCGCACGTTCTGGCTCAGCGCTTCGAGCTCCGCGGGCGGCGGCAGGTGGCGCTCGTCCACCTCCAATGTCATCAGGTGTGCGGCTTCTGGATGGTTGCGCAGCATCTCCAGCAGGCGTGCCTTGCTTCGTTCGTCGCGCAGGGTGGCAGCTGACAGGCTCAGCGCCAGTGGCTGCGGATGCTGGGCCAGATGGGTGAGGCTGTGCTCGAGCATCGCCAGGTCGAAACGCGCTGCCCATCCCAGACGCTCGATCCAGGGCAGGAAGCGCCCGGCGGCGATGGCTTCGCCCTGCGGATCGAGCAGGCGTGCCAGCACCTTGTGCTGCAGCAGGCGATCGCGGTTGGCGCATTCGGCCACCGGCTGGAAGTACAGCTGCAGCTTGCCCTGGCTGAGCGCATCATCGATCCAGCTGCGCCAGTCGTGCAGGCCCTGATTGTTCTGGGCGGTGAAGTCGTCGAGGCGCTCCCAGCACCTGTCCGCATTGCTCTGCGCCTGGGCCAGGGCCTGATCGGCGCGACCGAGCACGGCGCCGGCGTCCTCGCCGGGGCGAAACGCAGCGATACCGATATGCGCCACCGGATTGCAGTCGCTGGCACCGGTCTGGCGCAGGTTGTCCAGCATGTCGCTGAGTTCGCTGGCCAGCCGCTCGGCGTCGTCGCGATTGAGGCCCGGCGCGAGCAGGGTGAATTCGCCGCCGCGGTTGCGCGAGGCGAGCCACTCGCTGCGGCCCGGGCTCTCCAGCAAACGCTTGAGCGCATCGCCCAGTGCGGCGATCAGTGCATCGGTACGCTGACCGCCGAGACGCTGGTTGAGGCCGCCGAGGTCGTTGAGGCGCAGCAGCAGCAGGTAGCCGTCGGGATGCTGCTCGCTGACCACCAGCTGGTTGCTCAGGCGGATGTCGAACTGGCGGCGGTTGGCCAGGCCGCTGAGGCTGTCCTGATAAGCCTCCTCGCGCAGCTTCTCGCTGCGCGAGGCTTCTTCGGCGAACAGGGTCTTGAGTTTGTCGACCATCTGATTCATCGCCAGCACCACACGCTTGAGCTCCGGCGTGCGGGGCACGCGGGGTAGGGTGAGGAACTCGCGGCGGCTGATGGCCTGCGCCTGTTGCACCATGTTGTCCAGCGGGCGCAGCTGTGTGCGCAGCAGCCAGCCACCGAGCACGGCGCTGACCAGGCCGCACAGCAGCAGCCAGAACAGGCTGCCGAGGGCGCTGTCCCACAGCTTGGCCAGGGCGAACTGCGGATGGCTGAGCACCTCGACCCTGGCGGCCTGTTCCCAGCCACGCATGATCAGCGCATCGCCACCCTGGGGCTGCAGATCGACCAGATCGACGAACCAGCCGGGCACGTTTTCGGGCCTGATTTCGGTGGTGCGCTCGACGATCACGCTGTCGTCGGGAATGCGCACCACGCGGATGCTGGCGAAGTAGCCACTGTCGAAGATCGAGCTGACCATCAGCTCGATCATCGCCGGGTCGTCCACGTGCGGCGTCATCGACAGCCCCAGCGCCGTGGCGGCGTCCTGGGCATGCGAGCGCAACTGGCTGATCAACTGTTCGCGCGAGCTCTCCACCCCGGCGATGAAACTGCCGGTGAAGGCCACTACCAGAAACAGGCAGATGGCGAGAAACAGTTGCTTTAGTAGGGACATGGATCTTTCCTCCTAGCAGGCCGTTGAAAAACTACCTGCGTTGGCAATACTCCGTTCAAAACGGCCTCAAAATGCTCATTTACAGCTCGTAAAGTCGAGCGCGACTCCGACCGTTTTTCGGCCGTTTTTGCGGGGCCGCCATCGGTATTGTCTTGCCTGCCTCGCTCACGTTTTCATCGGCCTTTTAGCCTTCGCCAATGGCGAAGCCCTCCGCACGCATTTTTTTCAGGATGTCCTGCCAGCGGGAGAGCTTCTTGGTATCGCTCTTGCGCGTGTTGGAACCCGCCAGGTAGAGCCCTTCGGCATTGAAGGCGTACACCGGCAGCAGGTCCTTGCGTTGCGAGGCAGGGCGAATGTCGTTGATCAGATTGTCCAGCACCAGTGGCTCGGCGGTGGGGCTGGCGTAGTAGGTCAGCACCATGTGTGCCTGGTTGTAGTTGAGTGCCTTGACGTAGGTGATGCGCAGCTTCTCGCTGGGAATGCCGAGGCGACGCAGGGTGAAGTACTTGGCGATGGAGTAGTCCTCGCAATCGCCGGCGCCCTTGACCAGCATCTCCACGGGGGTGGCCCAGTAGTCGTTCTCGCGCCAGAGCTGAATGTCGTCGACGAAGCGGATGGTACGGTTGAAGAAGCGATTGACCTCGTTGAGCTTGTCCGCCTCGCTCAGGCTGGCGCTGCTCTTGATCAGGTCTTGCCAGTCGAGAATGCGCTTGCGTGCCGGCCCGAGGTTGCCGTAACGGTTTTCCGCGTTCTTCACGATCAGGGCGAAGTCCCAATCGGCTGCTGCCAGCGCGGCCAGCAGCCCGCCGCCGATCCACAGGATCAGCAGCCGCAACCGCCATCCCTGAACGCGCAGCCTTCGCATGGGGTCGTCGTCTCCAGGCTCGATTCGCAGAGTCTAGGCGAGGTGTCGGCTTTTTGCCGGCCGCTTCGCCAGAGCCCGAAAGCGGTGTCAAAAGGTTGTCGATGAAGTGATCAAGCCGCATTCTGCAAGCCGAGGGAATGCCGCTGGGCTTACGCAGCGTATTCAGGGATTGGGCAGGGTCTTCTGCTTGAGGATGTACAGGCTGACCAGCACGGCGCTGCTGAGCATGAATACCCGCGCCCAGACCAGGGGCACCAGATAGCAGGAGAAGCTGATGCTGGCCCACATCAGCACCAGGGCGTAGACCTTGCCCTTGAGCGGAATGCCCTGGCCCTCCAGATAGTCGCGAATCCACGGCCCCAGCCTGGGATGGGTGACCAGCCAGATGTAGAAACGCCGGGAACTGCGCACGAAGCAGGCCGCGGCCAGGAGCAGGAAAGGCGTGGTAGGCAGTACCGGCAGGAAGATGCCGATCACCCCCAGCGCTACGCTCAGCCAGCCGATGGCCAGCAGCAGATAGCGAACGCTGCGGTGACGGCTTTCTTGGATTTCGCGCGGCATGGGCGGATCGTGAGGGCAGCGGCAGGGCGCCAGACCCTGCCGCGTACGATCAGTGCTGGCGGGGCTTGAGCAGCGCAGGCTTCTCTTCCGGTGCCTGGCACAGCAGGAAGAGGGCGGTGAGCAACTCGGGAATCTGATCGATCATGCTGTCGACCAGATCGCGGTCACGGGCGATCTCGGCGAACTCGGGCTGCTCGTCGAACAGGCCGGAGCCGACCATGATCGGCAGCAGCAGCTCGCTGACCTCGTCCTCGGCGTCCTCGAACCACACGGCTTCACGCAGGAACACGCCTTCCATGAAGCCGATGCACCAGCCGCGCAGATCGGAGTCGTCCGGGTCCTCGCCCAGGTCCAGCTCGCAGGGCAGTTCGGGTTCCTCTTCACCGGCCAACTGGCGGGCGATGTGCGCCTTGAGGTGGACCAGGGTGTTCTCGATCTCCTCGCGCTCGGCTTCGCTGCGGTAGTG
Coding sequences:
- a CDS encoding YbaN family protein, which encodes MPREIQESRHRSVRYLLLAIGWLSVALGVIGIFLPVLPTTPFLLLAAACFVRSSRRFYIWLVTHPRLGPWIRDYLEGQGIPLKGKVYALVLMWASISFSCYLVPLVWARVFMLSSAVLVSLYILKQKTLPNP
- a CDS encoding YecA family protein, with product MSFAEQLSRLQAFLDADELHEEALDYVAAHGYLTALAICPDQVPEREWIDALFAEPPHYRSEAEREEIENTLVHLKAHIARQLAGEEEPELPCELDLGEDPDDSDLRGWCIGFMEGVFLREAVWFEDAEDEVSELLLPIMVGSGLFDEQPEFAEIARDRDLVDSMIDQIPELLTALFLLCQAPEEKPALLKPRQH